Proteins co-encoded in one Arachis hypogaea cultivar Tifrunner chromosome 13, arahy.Tifrunner.gnm2.J5K5, whole genome shotgun sequence genomic window:
- the LOC112733878 gene encoding protein trichome birefringence-like 2 isoform X1 yields MPWINDSLGQKKRACMLFFFSISMNNTKRISSFSESFLSHRRKVFAGFGLGVASSLFIISLFFFLGTNNSVPKVEHVFVPPFYDTYYSSPCNNHFHPSNNVSHHETSTLASVSVHVKNNSTILVNSTTNENNRNNNATLHAHDEERVISRETAGGGNSSRISKDSNFHDGGIRVVTNYSSVSGEGNNNGTQMKSSSSLIISSPNNVGYEQSKKNVTGIIHDGLYENCNIFDGKWVRDDSKPYYPLGSCPFIDRDFDCHSNKRPDSEYVKWKWKPNGCQIPSLNASDFLERLKGQRLVFVGDSLNRNMWESLVCILRQSIKNKARVFEISGKREFKKKGVYAFRFEDYNCSVDFVMSPFIVQESTLKGKNGTFETLRLDLMDQTTKKYKDADIIVFNTGHWWTHEKTSKGEDYYQEGNHVYPRLKALDAYKRALTTWATWVDRHIDPNQTRVFFRGYSTTHFWGGQWNSGGQCHKETEPIFNETYLQKYPSKMRVVEYVIHNMKTPVVYMNISRLTDYRKDGHPSIYRKDYKPSTTDQNNSLFEDCSHWCLPGVPDTWNELLYVSLLKDGRGTWNT; encoded by the exons ATGCCTTGGATTAATGACTCATTGGGACAGAAGAAAAGGGCATGCATGTTGTTCTTCTTCTCCATTTCCATGAACAACACCAAGAGGATTTCTTCATTCTCTGAGTCTTTTCTTTCACACAGGAGAAAAGTGTTTGCTGGTTTTGGTTTAGGTGTTGCATCTTCTCTTTTCATAATCTCATTGTTCTTCTTCCTCGGTACTAATAACTCGGTTCCCAAGGTTGAACATGTATTTGTTCCACCGTTTTATGACACTTATTATTCTTCACCCTGTAACAATCACTTTCACCCTTCTAATAATGTTTCTCATCATGAAACTTCAACTTTAGCAAGTGTTTCTGTTCATGTGAAGAACAATAGCACTATTTTGGTGAATTCTACTACTAATGAGAATAATAGAAACAACAATGCAACCTTGCATGCACATGATGAGGAAAGAGTAATTTCAAGGGAAACTGCAGGTGGTGGGAATTCATCTAGGATCtccaaagattcaaactttcatgATGGAGGAATAAGGGTTGTTACAAATTATTCAAGTGTTTCTGGGGAAGGGAATAACAATGGGACACAAATGAAAAGTTCTTCAAGTTTAATTATAAGTAGTCCTAATAATGTGGGGTATGAGCAAAGCAAGAAGAATGTAACTGGCATTATTCATGATGGTTTGTATGAGAATTGTAACATATTTGATGGGAAGTGGGTAAGGGATGATTCAAAGCCTTACTATCCATTAGGTTCTTGTCCCTTCATTGACAGAGATTTTGACTGTCACAGTAATAAGAGGCCTGATTCTGAGTATGTCAAGTGGAAGTGGAAGCCAAATGGGTGTCAAATTCCAag TTTGAATGCAAGTGATTTTCTGGAGAGGCTTAAAGGACAGAGGTTGGTTTTTGTGGGAGATTCCCTTAACAGGAACATGTGGGAGTCCCTTGTATGCATCCTTCGCCAAAGCATAAAAAACAAGGCACGTGTTTTTGAGATCTCGGGAAAAAGGGAATTTAAGAAGAAAGGTGTCTATGCTTTTAGATTTGAG GATTATAATTGCTCGGTGGATTTTGTTATGTCACCATTCATTGTTCAAGAGTCAACTCTCAAAGGCAAGAATGGGACATTTGAGACACTGAGGCTGGATTTGATGGaccaaacaactaaaaagtatAAGGATGCTGATATCATAGTCTTCAACACAGGACATTGGTGGACCCATGAGAAAACATCTAAAGG AGAAGATTACTATCAAGAAGGGAACCATGTATACCCAAGACTTAAGGCTTTGGATGCATACAAGAGGGCTTTGACCACTTGGGCTACATGGGTTGACCGACACATTGATCCTAATCAAACCCGGGTTTTCTTCAGGGGATACTCAACTACACATTTCTG GGGAGGGCAATGGAACTCAGGAGGACAGTGCCACAAAGAAACTGAGCCAATATTCAATGAAACTTACTTGCAAAAGTATCCTTCAAAGATGAGGGTTGTGGAGTATGTTATCCATAACATGAAGACACCAGTTGTGTACATGAACATTAGCAGGCTCACTGATTACAGAAAAGATGGGCATCCTTCCATATATAGAAAGGATTATAAACCATCAACAACAGATCAGAACAACTCTCTATTTGAAGATTGCAGCCATTGGTGTTTACCAGGAGTGCCAGATACTTGGAATGAATTACTATATGTTTCTCTCTTAAAAGATGGAAGGGGAACTTGGAATACTTGA
- the LOC112733878 gene encoding protein trichome birefringence-like 2 isoform X2, with the protein MPWINDSLGQKKRACMLFFFSISMNNTKRISSFSESFLSHRRKVFAGFGLGVASSLFIISLFFFLGTNNSVPKVEHVFVPPFYDTYYSSPCNNHFHPSNNVSHHETSTLASVSVHVKNNSTILVNSTTNENNRNNNATLHAHDEERVISRETAGGGNSSRISKDSNFHDGGIRVVTNYSSVSGEGNNNGTQMKSSSSLIISSPNNVGYEQSKKNVTGIIHDGLYENCNIFDGKWVRDDSKPYYPLGSCPFIDRDFDCHSNKRPDSEYVKWKWKPNGCQIPSLNASDFLERLKGQRLVFVGDSLNRNMWESLVCILRQSIKNKARVFEISGKREFKKKGVYAFRFEDYNCSVDFVMSPFIVQESTLKGKNGTFETLRLDLMDQTTKKYKDADIIVFNTGHWWTHEKTSKGEDYYQEGNHVYPRLKALDAYKRALTTWATWVDRHIDPNQTRVFFRGYSTTHF; encoded by the exons ATGCCTTGGATTAATGACTCATTGGGACAGAAGAAAAGGGCATGCATGTTGTTCTTCTTCTCCATTTCCATGAACAACACCAAGAGGATTTCTTCATTCTCTGAGTCTTTTCTTTCACACAGGAGAAAAGTGTTTGCTGGTTTTGGTTTAGGTGTTGCATCTTCTCTTTTCATAATCTCATTGTTCTTCTTCCTCGGTACTAATAACTCGGTTCCCAAGGTTGAACATGTATTTGTTCCACCGTTTTATGACACTTATTATTCTTCACCCTGTAACAATCACTTTCACCCTTCTAATAATGTTTCTCATCATGAAACTTCAACTTTAGCAAGTGTTTCTGTTCATGTGAAGAACAATAGCACTATTTTGGTGAATTCTACTACTAATGAGAATAATAGAAACAACAATGCAACCTTGCATGCACATGATGAGGAAAGAGTAATTTCAAGGGAAACTGCAGGTGGTGGGAATTCATCTAGGATCtccaaagattcaaactttcatgATGGAGGAATAAGGGTTGTTACAAATTATTCAAGTGTTTCTGGGGAAGGGAATAACAATGGGACACAAATGAAAAGTTCTTCAAGTTTAATTATAAGTAGTCCTAATAATGTGGGGTATGAGCAAAGCAAGAAGAATGTAACTGGCATTATTCATGATGGTTTGTATGAGAATTGTAACATATTTGATGGGAAGTGGGTAAGGGATGATTCAAAGCCTTACTATCCATTAGGTTCTTGTCCCTTCATTGACAGAGATTTTGACTGTCACAGTAATAAGAGGCCTGATTCTGAGTATGTCAAGTGGAAGTGGAAGCCAAATGGGTGTCAAATTCCAag TTTGAATGCAAGTGATTTTCTGGAGAGGCTTAAAGGACAGAGGTTGGTTTTTGTGGGAGATTCCCTTAACAGGAACATGTGGGAGTCCCTTGTATGCATCCTTCGCCAAAGCATAAAAAACAAGGCACGTGTTTTTGAGATCTCGGGAAAAAGGGAATTTAAGAAGAAAGGTGTCTATGCTTTTAGATTTGAG GATTATAATTGCTCGGTGGATTTTGTTATGTCACCATTCATTGTTCAAGAGTCAACTCTCAAAGGCAAGAATGGGACATTTGAGACACTGAGGCTGGATTTGATGGaccaaacaactaaaaagtatAAGGATGCTGATATCATAGTCTTCAACACAGGACATTGGTGGACCCATGAGAAAACATCTAAAGG AGAAGATTACTATCAAGAAGGGAACCATGTATACCCAAGACTTAAGGCTTTGGATGCATACAAGAGGGCTTTGACCACTTGGGCTACATGGGTTGACCGACACATTGATCCTAATCAAACCCGGGTTTTCTTCAGGGGATACTCAACTACACATTTCTG A